In a single window of the Nodularia spumigena CCY9414 genome:
- the ctpB gene encoding carboxyl-terminal processing protease CtpB: protein MNQSAKRYSPLQIVLIGGAIATTATVSVFGSAWTRCVLAALEDSPKALVDQVWQLVNREYVDGSFNQQDWIATRQSLLSKEYSSNEQAYVAIREALQKLGDPYTRFMDPQQFKALTNQTSGEVSGIGIRMEMNDQTQRLTVLEAIENSPALKAGIKAGDEILAIDGKSTQKMSVEEASGLIRGKVGSPIKLQLGRTGRSAFDVKLTRAIIEVPTVRYTLKQEGNRRVGYIRLREFSGHASEQMRRAIQDLNAQEPDAFVLDLRGNPGGLLNSSIEIARMWLDNGGIVRTVNRAGGSELTNANRTALTQRPLAILVDGNSASASEILTGALKDNNRAVVIGSQTFGKAMVQSVHPLADGSGLAVTIAHYYTPDGTDINKKGIVPDIKLDLTAAQERQLATNPNLVGTQNDPQYARAIAALSSNNFALPPASQTNQPVSSGARDLKF from the coding sequence ATGAACCAATCTGCGAAACGTTACTCGCCACTCCAAATAGTCTTGATTGGTGGAGCGATTGCCACAACCGCCACTGTCTCTGTGTTTGGCTCTGCTTGGACTCGCTGCGTTCTGGCCGCCTTAGAAGATAGCCCGAAAGCGTTAGTTGACCAAGTATGGCAATTGGTAAATCGTGAGTATGTTGATGGCAGTTTTAATCAACAAGATTGGATAGCCACTAGGCAGAGCTTGTTAAGCAAAGAATATTCTTCTAATGAACAAGCTTATGTGGCAATTCGCGAAGCTTTACAAAAACTGGGTGATCCTTATACGCGGTTTATGGATCCCCAACAATTTAAAGCTCTCACTAACCAAACATCCGGCGAAGTCTCCGGGATTGGCATTCGCATGGAAATGAACGACCAAACTCAGCGCCTCACCGTTTTGGAAGCTATCGAAAATTCTCCGGCGCTCAAGGCTGGGATCAAAGCAGGCGATGAGATTTTGGCAATTGATGGCAAATCCACGCAAAAAATGTCGGTGGAAGAGGCCTCTGGGTTAATTCGTGGTAAAGTCGGTAGTCCCATAAAGCTGCAATTAGGAAGAACGGGGCGGAGTGCTTTTGATGTGAAGCTGACACGGGCAATAATTGAAGTCCCAACAGTGCGCTATACCCTCAAACAAGAAGGAAATCGCCGCGTTGGCTATATCCGGTTGCGGGAGTTTAGTGGCCACGCGTCGGAGCAAATGCGCCGAGCTATTCAAGATTTAAACGCTCAAGAACCGGATGCTTTTGTTTTAGATTTGCGTGGAAATCCTGGGGGTTTGTTAAATTCCAGTATTGAAATTGCTCGGATGTGGTTGGATAATGGTGGTATTGTCCGTACAGTTAACCGTGCCGGAGGTAGTGAGCTGACTAATGCTAATCGCACCGCCCTGACGCAACGACCTTTAGCAATCTTAGTAGATGGTAATTCGGCCAGTGCTAGCGAAATTCTGACTGGGGCGCTCAAGGATAATAACCGAGCAGTGGTTATTGGCAGTCAAACCTTTGGCAAAGCAATGGTGCAGTCTGTTCATCCACTGGCAGATGGTTCAGGTTTGGCAGTTACCATTGCCCACTATTACACTCCTGATGGCACAGATATTAATAAAAAAGGGATTGTACCAGATATTAAGCTAGATTTGACAGCAGCACAAGAGCGTCAGCTGGCGACTAATCCCAATTTAGTTGGCACTCAAAACGATCCGCAATATGCTAGAGCGATCGCAGCACTATCAAGTAACAACTTCGCTCTACCTCCAGCCAGCCAAACTAACCAACCTGTCAGTTCTGGGGCTAGAGATTTAAAATTTTAG
- a CDS encoding glycosyltransferase, which produces MNQPVDSTTTKSFLPMVSVVVPIYNGEADLPELIKCLLSQTYPQDRVEYLLVDNNSSDRTLSLLKASAENCPVIHVLSENHIQSSYAARNTGIRAAVGEIIAFTDADCHPQPQWLDSLIQPFRDSNVVIVAGEIAALPGDTILEQHAERQETLSQKHTLANSFCPYGQTANLAIRRMALETAGLFRPYLTTGGDADICWRILRANIGRLEFAPDAIIQHRHRATLKELESQWRRYGRSNRYLHELHGVKLMPEITAKDYSYRLVRWLLKELPRDILQAIAGQATIVDLLNTPISLFTARARCAGQKDAKLPENAQNIDWL; this is translated from the coding sequence ATGAATCAGCCTGTTGATTCAACCACTACCAAAAGTTTCTTGCCAATGGTATCAGTGGTTGTTCCTATTTATAACGGTGAGGCAGATTTACCAGAGTTAATCAAGTGTCTGCTATCTCAAACTTACCCTCAAGACCGGGTAGAGTATTTACTGGTTGATAATAACAGCAGCGATCGCACTCTGAGCCTGCTGAAAGCTTCGGCGGAAAATTGCCCTGTAATTCATGTTTTGAGCGAAAATCACATTCAAAGCTCTTACGCTGCCCGAAATACGGGAATTCGCGCTGCTGTGGGCGAAATTATCGCTTTTACGGATGCTGATTGTCATCCCCAACCGCAGTGGCTAGACTCGTTAATCCAGCCTTTTCGTGATTCAAATGTGGTAATTGTGGCTGGTGAAATTGCGGCGCTACCGGGTGATACTATCTTAGAACAACACGCAGAGCGTCAAGAAACTTTATCTCAGAAGCATACTCTGGCTAATTCCTTTTGTCCTTACGGTCAAACCGCTAATTTAGCAATTCGTCGCATGGCGCTAGAAACAGCAGGTCTATTTCGACCATATCTGACCACTGGTGGCGATGCCGATATTTGTTGGCGGATTCTGCGGGCAAATATCGGACGTTTAGAATTTGCCCCAGATGCAATTATCCAGCACCGCCACCGCGCCACACTCAAGGAACTAGAAAGTCAATGGCGACGCTACGGACGCTCTAATCGCTATCTGCATGAACTGCACGGTGTAAAATTAATGCCAGAGATCACAGCCAAAGATTACAGTTATCGTTTGGTACGTTGGTTATTGAAGGAACTACCACGGGATATTTTGCAGGCGATCGCGGGTCAAGCCACTATTGTAGATTTATTAAATACTCCCATTAGTTTGTTCACTGCTAGAGCGCGTTGTGCTGGACAAAAAGATGCTAAGTTGCCAGAAAATGCCCAAAATATTGACTGGCTTTAA
- a CDS encoding response regulator transcription factor translates to MSAQLLLVDDEPGLREAVSDYLQESGFSVQVASNAREGWDWMQQNTPDLVISDVMMPQVDGYQFLKQLREDPRFQTVPVIFLTAKGMTGDRIQGYQAGVDAYLPKPFDPDELVAIVENLLSRRLTKATGEESETIDIAELANQIAQIKALLTQRSAISQSPAPFKIDLTPREQSVLNLVAEGLMNKEIARRLETSVRNVEKYVSRLFSKTGTNSRTELVRFALEHGLAK, encoded by the coding sequence ATGTCAGCACAATTGTTACTGGTAGATGATGAACCGGGATTGCGGGAAGCCGTGAGCGACTATTTACAAGAAAGCGGCTTCAGTGTTCAAGTTGCCAGTAACGCCCGTGAAGGCTGGGATTGGATGCAGCAGAATACACCTGATTTAGTGATTTCTGATGTCATGATGCCGCAGGTGGATGGGTATCAGTTCCTCAAACAACTGCGAGAAGACCCCCGTTTTCAAACAGTCCCAGTCATATTTTTAACTGCTAAGGGAATGACAGGCGATCGCATTCAGGGCTACCAAGCCGGTGTTGATGCTTATCTACCGAAGCCTTTCGATCCAGATGAGTTAGTGGCAATAGTTGAGAATTTACTGTCTCGTCGGCTCACTAAAGCCACCGGTGAAGAGAGCGAAACCATTGATATTGCTGAACTAGCTAATCAAATTGCTCAAATTAAGGCTTTATTAACTCAAAGAAGTGCAATTTCTCAATCTCCAGCCCCGTTTAAAATCGACTTGACCCCCAGAGAGCAAAGTGTTTTAAATTTGGTAGCTGAGGGGTTGATGAACAAAGAAATCGCCCGACGCTTAGAAACGAGCGTCCGTAATGTTGAGAAATACGTCAGCCGTTTGTTTAGTAAAACTGGCACTAATAGCCGCACCGAATTAGTTCGTTTTGCATTGGAACACGGTCTGGCTAAGTAG
- a CDS encoding Npun_R1517 family heterocyst differentiation transcriptional regulator, whose product MNSKALPRQINNIEVGVYECEIHLKFRLIEEKSLLGDREQLLQVLLDALTEGSDEFLETLQASVKAQEVSEFKASPQMRRQLMRLRNAVDNNQ is encoded by the coding sequence ATGAACTCGAAAGCATTACCACGCCAGATAAATAATATCGAAGTAGGTGTTTATGAGTGCGAAATACATCTCAAGTTTCGGTTGATTGAAGAAAAAAGTTTATTAGGCGATCGCGAGCAACTATTACAGGTATTGCTGGACGCTTTGACCGAAGGCTCTGATGAGTTTCTAGAGACGCTGCAAGCCTCTGTTAAGGCGCAGGAAGTGTCTGAATTCAAGGCCTCGCCCCAAATGCGTCGCCAGTTGATGCGCTTACGTAACGCTGTGGACAACAATCAATAG
- a CDS encoding NAD(P)H-quinone oxidoreductase subunit M — MDNPMLLKSTTRHIRIFAAEIDRDGELVPSNQVLTLDIDPDNEFNWNEDALQKVYRQFDELVEASSGVDLTDYNLRRIGSDLEHYLRSLLQKGEISYNLSARVTNYSMGLPQVVANENQ; from the coding sequence ATGGACAACCCGATGCTCCTCAAGTCCACAACCCGGCATATCCGAATTTTCGCGGCAGAAATTGACCGGGATGGCGAACTGGTTCCTAGTAATCAGGTCTTAACGTTAGATATTGACCCAGACAACGAATTCAATTGGAACGAAGATGCTCTACAAAAGGTTTATCGCCAGTTTGATGAACTGGTAGAAGCATCTAGTGGCGTTGATTTAACAGATTATAACTTACGCCGCATTGGTTCAGACTTAGAGCATTATCTGCGATCGCTCTTGCAAAAAGGTGAAATCAGCTACAATCTCTCGGCTCGTGTCACTAACTACAGCATGGGACTTCCCCAAGTTGTCGCTAACGAAAATCAGTAG